The DNA sequence GGCAAATCCGCGAAAGATCATTTTCGGTTTGACGCCCAAGGCTTCGGCGCGTTCACGCGACATCAACAAATTGATTGCCGCGCCATCGGAAAGCTGCGAAGCATTTCCGGCGGTGACGCTTCCCTGCCCGCTTTCTTTGTCAAAGTGCGGTTTCAGGGCCAGCAAACCTTCCAGCGTCGTGTCCGGGCGATTACATTCGTCGCGGTCGCACAAACGTTCTTCCTGGCCGACGACTTGCCCGGTTTGTTTGTCCAGAATTCCGGCCATCACTTTCATGGGCGTGATTTCGCCAGAGAAAAACCCTTCGGCTTGAGCCCGCGCGGTTCGCTGCTGGCTGCTCAGGGCGTATTCATCCTGTGCCTGGCGGCTGATGCCATACCGTTTGGCGACGATTTCCGCCGTGTCGCCCATCACCATATAAATTCCCGGCTTCATTTCCTTGACCACCGGATGCGGATTGCTGTCGCGGCCAAGCATCGTGATGCTTTCGACGCCACCGCCGATGGCGGCCTCCGCGCCTTCCATCATAATCTGGTGCGCAGCCATCGCCACCGATTGCAATCCCGAAGAGCAAAATCGGTTGACCGTCGTCCCGGCCACGGAAACCGGCAAACCAGACAGCACCGAAGCGACCCGCGCAATGTTCGTCCCTTGCGCTCCGCACGGGTAACCCGCGCCGACGATCACGTCTTCGATTTCCACCGGATCAAGTTGCGGGGTTTTCTTCAAAACATCCTTGATGCAATGCGCCAGCATATCCGCCGGATGCGTCAGATTGAACGACCCGCGAAACGATTTGGCCAGCGCGGTGCGCGAACTGGCGACAACAACTGCTTCTCTCATTGTGAAGGCTCCTTTTCAGATTGAAGGTCAAATCCACGAAGGCACACGAAGCAGCACGAAGAGTAAAAGCCAACTGAAAAATTTTTAGACAGGATTTACAGGATTCAACAAGATGAAAACCTTCCGAGCAGGCTACGAACGAATCCCGTCCATCTTGTAAATCCTGTCGGGTTTTCTTCGTGAATTTTCGTGTGCTTTCGTGGATTAAGTTTCATTTCAACAGACCGTTGAGTGCGATCTTGCATATTTCTTCAGCGACTTGTTGGCGCGAAAGTTTGCCGTCCGGGCGGAACCATCGCGCTACCCACAAAATCATTCCCAGCAAACTGAACGCAGCGGCAGTCACGTCAATATCTTTCAGCTTGCCTTCGGCCTTCATCTCTTCCAGCGTCGAGCGAATCAAATCCACATACACGCGCTTTCGCTGGCGCAGCTTGCGGCGATGAACGGGCGATAACCCCAGTTCCTCTTCGACCAAAATCGTGACGGGACTGTGCCCAAAATCGTTGCTGCTGCGCGCAATCAGCATCGAATGGCTGGTGATAATTGCTTTCAACCGTTGTTCGGCATCCGCGATTTCGCGCGCCGGTTGGATCACCGCAGCTTCCAGCGTATCCATCCCGTAACTCATGATCGCGAATAACAATTCTTTTTTGCTGGGAATGAAGTGGTAAACGCCTGCTTTGGTAATGCCGACGGCTTCGGCAATATCGCTCATCGAAGTGGCGTCAAAACCGCGTTCGCAAATCATCTGCGCGGCAACGGAGTAAATTTGATCCGTGCGTTCAGAGCCGCTCAACCGGGTTTGCTTTTTTCCATTTTTCATTCCGATGACGTAACTGACCGACCGGTAAGCAAACTACCACGCGTCCCATAGAGCGTCAATTGGCGCAAAATTTCAGGTTCACTGCTTCAGTTTGGCGACAAATTCCGCTGCCATTTGTTGGTGCTCTTCGGATCGCAGCCGGTCGCGAATGGCTTTGCCCATTCGCCGAAAGGCGGTTTGCGTATCCATATCAATCAATTCGCGCGCCAACCGTTTAGTTTCAAATAACGCTTCGCGCGGCCTGGCGGCCAGAGTTTCCGCCAGCGACATGGCGCTGCCCAGCAATTGTTCAGCGTCGCAAACGTGATTGACCAGTCCCATACGGTGCGCTTCGTCGGAATGAACCACTTCACCGGTCATGGCCAATTCTTTTGCGCGCCCCAAGCCAATGATTTTATAAAGCGGAAAAATCATTTGTGTCAGGCCGAGCAGAATTTCGGTTTGTGCAAAGGTCGCTTCCGGGGAACACAATCGGAAATCGCACATCACAGCCAGATCAAAACCTCCTGCGATCGCCGGGCCATTAATGGCGGCAATGACCGGTTGAGGTTGCGTGTAAATGCGCTGGTAAAGGGCAAAGACGCTTTCCAGGTAGGCGGTCTTTTCTTCAAACGAAGATTCCAGAACAAATCCCAGATCAAGTCCCGCGCAAAAGCTTTTGCCTGCGCCGGCAATGATCACCACGTTTACCGCCGGATTTTCTGCCGCTTCTTCCAGCGTTGCAGTCAGTTTCGCAATCAGATCAGGATGAAGCGCATTTCGTTTTTCTGGGCGATTGAGCGTCAGCAGCAAGATTGCTCCACGCTGTTCAGTTGAAAGCATTGGACTCTCCCGGTAGAACAGGTTTTCCAGCCTATTCAGGATTTCGCGATCAAAATTTTGTGACCTAAAATTCGTTTACCTGTGGCCAAACGCAGGTTGGAAAACCCGCGCTACTTGGCTAAACCAATGGCTATGCTACAATCCGCGACTTAATCTGTCAGGCCTTTTCCAGCCTGCGAAACTATTCAAGTCCAGTGGCCGTCCGGTCAACGGTTCATCGAACAGGAACTACCGACTACCGTCTACTGACTACCAACAATTTTTTATGATTCAAACCGTTCGAGGAACCAGAGACATTTTGCCCGGCGACATGCCGCTATGGCATCGCGTCGAGGCCGTCGCGCGCGAAGCATTTCGCCGGTACGGCTTTCGCGAAATTCGCACGCCAATTTTTGAAAAGACGGAATTGTTTGCGCGCGGCGTCGGCGAAGCGACCGACATCGTTCACAAGGAAATGTACACCTTCACGGATCGCGCTCGGCATGACAGCGAAGGCGAATCCCTGACGCTACGCCCGGAAAACAC is a window from the Acidobacteriota bacterium genome containing:
- a CDS encoding thiolase family protein, whose product is MREAVVVASSRTALAKSFRGSFNLTHPADMLAHCIKDVLKKTPQLDPVEIEDVIVGAGYPCGAQGTNIARVASVLSGLPVSVAGTTVNRFCSSGLQSVAMAAHQIMMEGAEAAIGGGVESITMLGRDSNPHPVVKEMKPGIYMVMGDTAEIVAKRYGISRQAQDEYALSSQQRTARAQAEGFFSGEITPMKVMAGILDKQTGQVVGQEERLCDRDECNRPDTTLEGLLALKPHFDKESGQGSVTAGNASQLSDGAAINLLMSRERAEALGVKPKMIFRGFAVAGCEPDEMGIGPIYAVPKLLKRHGLTVNDIDVWELNEAFAVQVVYCRDFLGIDPNKLNVNGGSISIGHPFGMTGSRLVGTIGNELLRRKAKYGVVTMCIGGGQGMAGLFEACN
- a CDS encoding TetR family transcriptional regulator — translated: MKNGKKQTRLSGSERTDQIYSVAAQMICERGFDATSMSDIAEAVGITKAGVYHFIPSKKELLFAIMSYGMDTLEAAVIQPAREIADAEQRLKAIITSHSMLIARSSNDFGHSPVTILVEEELGLSPVHRRKLRQRKRVYVDLIRSTLEEMKAEGKLKDIDVTAAAFSLLGMILWVARWFRPDGKLSRQQVAEEICKIALNGLLK
- a CDS encoding enoyl-CoA hydratase/isomerase family protein; protein product: MLSTEQRGAILLLTLNRPEKRNALHPDLIAKLTATLEEAAENPAVNVVIIAGAGKSFCAGLDLGFVLESSFEEKTAYLESVFALYQRIYTQPQPVIAAINGPAIAGGFDLAVMCDFRLCSPEATFAQTEILLGLTQMIFPLYKIIGLGRAKELAMTGEVVHSDEAHRMGLVNHVCDAEQLLGSAMSLAETLAARPREALFETKRLARELIDMDTQTAFRRMGKAIRDRLRSEEHQQMAAEFVAKLKQ